Proteins encoded within one genomic window of Nonomuraea gerenzanensis:
- a CDS encoding (2Fe-2S)-binding protein, with the protein MRITVSVNGQSYTRDVEPRLLLVHFLRDELDLTGTHWGCDTSNCGVCTVQLDGVPVKSCTVLAVMADGHEVTTVEGLERDGELDAVQKGFVECHGLQCGFCTPGMLLTARALLDRDPDPDEARIREAISGQLCRCTGYENIVRSIRWAAEAR; encoded by the coding sequence ATGCGGATCACGGTCTCCGTGAACGGGCAGTCGTACACCAGGGACGTCGAGCCGCGGCTGCTGCTCGTGCACTTCCTGCGCGACGAGCTGGACCTGACCGGCACCCACTGGGGCTGCGACACCTCCAACTGCGGGGTGTGCACGGTGCAGCTCGACGGCGTGCCGGTCAAGTCGTGCACGGTGCTGGCCGTCATGGCCGACGGGCACGAGGTCACCACCGTGGAGGGGCTGGAGCGGGACGGCGAGCTGGACGCGGTGCAGAAGGGGTTCGTGGAGTGCCACGGGCTGCAGTGCGGGTTCTGCACGCCGGGCATGCTGCTGACCGCGCGGGCCCTGCTCGACCGCGACCCCGACCCGGACGAGGCGCGGATCCGCGAGGCGATCTCGGGTCAGCTGTGCCGGTGCACGGGTTACGAGAACATCGTCCGTTCGATCCGATGGGCGGCGGAAGCCAGATGA
- a CDS encoding aerobic carbon-monoxide dehydrogenase large subunit, giving the protein MHRKEDARFIRGRGNYTDDVRLPGMLYGAILRSPHAHARIVSIDTSAAESHPKVKAVITGQTLAGLNLAWMPTLSNDVQAVLATDKVRFQGQEVAFVVAEDAYSARDALELIDVEYEPLDAVIDARKALDPGAPVIRDDLEGRTGNHIFDWEAGDRARTDAVFEQAEVTVAQDMIYPRVHPAPLETCGALADFDKVTGKLTVWCPTQAPHAHRTLYAMVAGLPEHKIRVISPDIGGGFGGKVGIYPGYVCAIVGSIVTGKPVKWMEDRSENLMSTAFARDYHMHGEIAATRDGRIQGIRVKVLADHGAFNGTAQPTKFPAGFFHVFSGSYDVETAHCEVTGVYTNKAPGGVAYACSFRVTEAVYLVERMVDVLAAELGMDPAELRMRNLLKPEQFPYTSPTGWEYDSGDYPKALRLAMDMAGYDKLRAEQADKRSRGELMGIGVSFFTEAVGAGPRKHMDILGLGMADGAELRVHPTGKAVLRVSCQSQGQGHETTFAQIVGQELGIPADDVEVVHGDTDQTPFGLGTYGSRSTPVSGAATAIVSRKVRDRAKIVAAAMLEASPDDLEWADGKWSVVGDPSTGKSMAEIALAAHSNLELPEGVEGHLDAVTVYNPPNLTYPFGAYICVVDVDPGTGQVKVRRFVAVDDCGVRINPMIVEGQIHGGLADGVGMALMQVMAFDEDGNHLGASFMDYLLPTSMECPSWELGETVTPSPTHPIGAKGVGESATVGSPAAVVNAVVDALAPYGVRHADMPLTPANVWRVVNGDPFRTDLAIP; this is encoded by the coding sequence ATGCACCGCAAAGAGGACGCCCGGTTCATCCGCGGGCGCGGCAACTACACCGACGACGTACGCCTGCCCGGCATGCTGTACGGCGCCATCCTGCGCAGCCCCCACGCCCACGCCCGCATCGTCTCCATCGACACCAGCGCGGCGGAGTCGCATCCGAAGGTCAAGGCGGTCATCACCGGCCAGACGCTGGCCGGGCTGAACCTGGCCTGGATGCCCACGCTGTCGAACGACGTCCAGGCGGTGCTGGCCACCGACAAGGTGCGCTTCCAGGGCCAGGAGGTCGCCTTCGTGGTGGCCGAGGACGCGTACTCGGCGCGCGACGCGCTGGAGCTGATCGACGTCGAGTACGAGCCCCTCGACGCGGTCATCGACGCCAGGAAGGCCCTGGACCCCGGCGCCCCGGTGATCAGGGACGATCTCGAAGGGCGTACCGGCAATCACATCTTCGACTGGGAGGCCGGCGACAGGGCGCGCACCGACGCCGTGTTCGAGCAGGCGGAGGTGACGGTCGCGCAGGACATGATCTACCCGCGCGTGCACCCGGCCCCGCTGGAGACCTGCGGCGCGCTGGCGGACTTCGACAAGGTCACGGGCAAGCTGACCGTCTGGTGCCCGACGCAGGCGCCGCACGCCCACCGCACGCTGTACGCGATGGTGGCCGGGCTGCCCGAGCACAAGATCCGGGTGATCTCGCCGGACATCGGCGGCGGTTTCGGCGGCAAGGTCGGCATTTATCCGGGATATGTGTGCGCGATCGTCGGCTCGATCGTCACCGGCAAGCCGGTCAAGTGGATGGAGGACCGCTCCGAGAACCTCATGAGCACGGCCTTCGCCCGCGACTACCACATGCACGGCGAGATCGCCGCGACCCGCGACGGCAGGATCCAGGGCATCAGGGTCAAGGTGCTGGCCGACCACGGGGCCTTCAACGGCACCGCGCAGCCGACCAAGTTCCCCGCCGGGTTCTTCCACGTCTTCTCCGGTTCGTACGACGTCGAGACCGCCCACTGCGAGGTCACCGGCGTCTACACCAACAAGGCTCCCGGCGGCGTCGCCTACGCCTGCTCCTTCCGCGTCACCGAGGCCGTCTACCTGGTCGAGCGCATGGTGGACGTGCTGGCCGCGGAGCTCGGCATGGACCCGGCCGAGCTGCGCATGCGCAACCTGCTCAAGCCGGAGCAGTTCCCCTACACCTCCCCCACCGGCTGGGAGTACGACTCGGGCGACTACCCGAAGGCGCTGCGCCTGGCCATGGACATGGCCGGCTACGACAAGCTCCGCGCCGAGCAGGCCGACAAGCGGTCCAGGGGCGAGCTGATGGGCATCGGCGTCAGCTTCTTCACCGAGGCGGTCGGCGCCGGCCCGCGCAAGCACATGGACATCCTCGGCCTCGGCATGGCCGACGGCGCCGAGCTACGCGTGCACCCGACGGGCAAGGCGGTGCTGCGGGTGTCGTGCCAGTCGCAGGGCCAGGGGCACGAGACCACGTTCGCCCAGATCGTCGGGCAGGAGCTGGGCATCCCGGCCGACGACGTGGAGGTGGTGCACGGCGACACCGACCAGACGCCGTTCGGCCTCGGCACGTACGGCTCGCGCTCCACGCCCGTCTCCGGGGCCGCCACGGCCATCGTGTCCAGGAAGGTACGGGACCGGGCCAAGATCGTCGCAGCGGCCATGCTGGAGGCCTCCCCGGACGACCTGGAGTGGGCCGACGGCAAGTGGTCGGTGGTGGGCGACCCCTCCACCGGCAAGTCGATGGCCGAGATCGCGCTGGCCGCCCACTCGAACCTGGAGCTGCCCGAGGGCGTCGAGGGCCACCTGGACGCGGTCACCGTCTACAACCCGCCGAACCTCACCTACCCCTTCGGCGCCTACATCTGCGTCGTGGACGTGGACCCGGGCACCGGGCAGGTGAAGGTGCGCAGGTTCGTGGCGGTGGACGACTGCGGGGTGCGGATCAACCCCATGATCGTCGAGGGGCAGATCCACGGCGGGCTGGCCGACGGGGTCGGCATGGCGCTGATGCAGGTGATGGCGTTCGACGAGGACGGCAACCACCTCGGGGCCTCGTTCATGGACTACCTGCTGCCGACCTCGATGGAGTGCCCGTCGTGGGAGCTGGGCGAGACCGTCACGCCCTCGCCCACGCACCCGATCGGGGCCAAGGGCGTGGGCGAGTCGGCCACGGTCGGCTCCCCGGCCGCCGTGGTCAACGCCGTGGTGGACGCGCTCGCGCCGTACGGGGTGCGGCACGCCGACATGCCGCTCACGCCGGCGAACGTGTGGCGCGTCGTCAACGGCGACCCGTTCCGTACGGACCTGGCGATCCCGTGA
- a CDS encoding D-isomer specific 2-hydroxyacid dehydrogenase family protein yields MTVAVHVGPEPVPALIEAVHRAGARVVPLAEAEAIVYYGNDDPAEVRSMLHEGIRWVQLPHAGVERWADAGVITEHPVFTAATGSYGQPVAEHALALMLAAARGLHRLARATTWGPNTSSELTGSTVAIVGCGGIGRALIAMLEPFRCRVIAVSDSGEVPGAAEVLPRARYREALPEAAYVVVAAPATPGTRGMFGAYEFGLMRRDAWLVNVARGGLVVTGDLVEALRAGRLGGAALDVTDPEPLPDGHPLWSLENVLITPHSANPRPAYWRGLAERVTSNVRRFGAGLPLEGVVSPDRGF; encoded by the coding sequence ATGACCGTCGCCGTCCACGTCGGCCCCGAGCCCGTGCCCGCGCTCATCGAGGCCGTACACCGCGCGGGCGCCCGCGTCGTGCCGCTGGCGGAGGCCGAGGCGATCGTCTACTACGGCAACGACGACCCCGCCGAGGTGCGTTCCATGCTGCACGAGGGCATCCGCTGGGTGCAGCTCCCGCACGCGGGCGTCGAGCGGTGGGCCGACGCGGGCGTCATCACCGAGCACCCCGTCTTCACCGCCGCCACCGGCTCGTACGGGCAGCCCGTGGCCGAGCACGCGCTGGCCCTGATGCTGGCCGCGGCGCGCGGGCTGCACCGGCTGGCCAGGGCCACGACCTGGGGGCCCAACACGTCCAGCGAACTGACCGGATCCACGGTGGCGATCGTGGGCTGCGGCGGCATCGGGCGGGCGCTGATCGCGATGCTGGAGCCGTTCCGGTGCCGGGTGATCGCCGTCAGCGACAGCGGCGAGGTGCCGGGAGCCGCCGAGGTGCTGCCGCGCGCCCGCTACCGCGAGGCGCTGCCCGAGGCCGCGTACGTGGTCGTCGCGGCGCCCGCCACGCCGGGCACCAGGGGGATGTTCGGCGCCTACGAGTTCGGGCTCATGCGGCGCGACGCGTGGCTGGTCAACGTGGCCAGAGGCGGGCTCGTCGTCACCGGTGACCTCGTCGAGGCGCTGCGCGCGGGCCGCCTCGGCGGGGCGGCGCTGGACGTCACCGATCCCGAGCCGCTGCCCGACGGGCATCCGCTCTGGTCGCTGGAGAACGTCCTGATCACGCCGCACTCGGCGAACCCGCGCCCCGCCTACTGGCGCGGCCTGGCCGAGCGCGTCACCTCGAACGTGCGCCGCTTCGGCGCCGGACTGCCGCTCGAAGGGGTGGTGTCACCGGACCGCGGCTTCTAG
- a CDS encoding FAD binding domain-containing protein, protein MQVPATFEYERAESVPHALELLERYGPEARVVAGGHSLIPMMKLRLAQPEALIDINGLADELGGIAVEGDELAIGAMVRHTELLESATATDLFPIFRDAERVIADPIVRNRGTVGGSLCQGDPSEDLSAVFAALRATAVIQGPGGMRTVPVRRFHQGPYETAVEPNELLIQLRVPVAAGTGSAYEKVERRVGDWPVAAAGAVLRIEGGVIARAGIGLTAVGAAHFCAPEAEAYLEGRAPDEEAFAQAGRIAAEHCEPHADQRGPADYKRHLAAELTRRALARAAGRS, encoded by the coding sequence ATGCAGGTTCCCGCGACGTTCGAATACGAAAGAGCCGAAAGCGTCCCGCACGCGCTCGAGCTCCTGGAGCGCTACGGGCCCGAGGCGAGGGTCGTCGCAGGTGGGCACAGTCTCATCCCGATGATGAAGCTCCGCCTGGCCCAGCCGGAGGCGCTGATCGACATCAATGGCCTGGCCGACGAGCTGGGCGGCATCGCCGTGGAGGGCGACGAGCTGGCGATCGGGGCGATGGTGCGGCACACGGAGTTGCTGGAGAGTGCCACCGCCACCGACCTTTTCCCGATATTTCGGGATGCGGAGCGTGTTATTGCCGACCCAATAGTGCGAAATCGGGGGACCGTTGGCGGGTCGCTCTGCCAAGGAGATCCTTCGGAGGATTTGTCGGCCGTGTTCGCGGCCCTGCGGGCCACCGCGGTCATCCAGGGGCCGGGCGGCATGCGTACGGTGCCTGTCAGGCGATTCCACCAGGGACCTTACGAGACGGCGGTCGAGCCCAACGAGCTGCTGATCCAACTCCGCGTGCCCGTCGCGGCCGGCACGGGCAGCGCGTACGAGAAGGTCGAGCGCCGCGTCGGCGACTGGCCCGTGGCGGCGGCCGGAGCGGTGCTGCGGATCGAAGGCGGCGTGATCGCGCGGGCCGGGATCGGCCTGACGGCGGTCGGCGCCGCGCACTTCTGCGCCCCCGAGGCCGAGGCGTACCTGGAGGGCCGGGCGCCGGACGAGGAGGCGTTCGCGCAGGCGGGCCGGATCGCCGCCGAGCACTGCGAGCCGCACGCCGACCAGCGCGGCCCCGCCGACTACAAGCGGCACCTGGCCGCCGAGCTGACCAGGCGCGCGCTCGCCAGAGCCGCGGGGAGGAGCTGA
- a CDS encoding serine/threonine-protein kinase, producing MGRSAGTPLEPEDPPAIGPYELISRLGSGGMGVVYLAKAADGSRVALKAIRRDYTADPVYRARFHEEVSNARKVASFCTARVLDHGEERGVLYLVTEYIDGISLEDHLIEHGALSPSVLHAAAVGVAAALTAIHAAGLVHRDLKPANVMLTLAGPRVIDFGLARSTHVHFRHTNAGMVMGTPGWIAPEQVFEGVSSPAGDVFAWGSLIAYAGLGGHPFGEGDAYVMAARARQAPPDLRGLPAPLDRLVAAAIHPDPARRPAARQLLLELVEASDEPAAQLAATKHLTNAWNPSEFGPLMPPPDRTGHGPLPPRPPEQHRAPQPPPAERTGPTPTRAPQPAPGVPHAAQQPPPAERTGPTPGSARGPQPAHAAQQPPAAERTGPTPTRAPQPGGPHVPQQPPPAERTGPTPGVGRGRVPLPHQTGQVPLPHHAPTGQVPLGDHSATGQGRLPGYRPPRQKRGVLTGCLTALVIAVVLLVVLLAVLAWIFRSPAVGADGPVQDGKLRFAVTSAKCPKPAKAAAERTCQIGVQVRNVGEEARVLYPGQQKLIDEDDELHGGTKLLDKGGKEITPIRIEAGASFTGALVFELPRELEPVGLEVHDSGLSTGARVSLP from the coding sequence TTGGGGCGCTCCGCAGGCACTCCTCTTGAGCCGGAAGATCCTCCGGCGATCGGCCCCTACGAGCTGATCAGCCGTCTCGGCTCCGGTGGCATGGGCGTGGTCTACCTGGCCAAGGCCGCCGACGGCTCGCGGGTGGCGCTCAAGGCCATCCGGCGCGACTACACCGCCGACCCCGTCTACCGGGCGCGCTTCCACGAAGAGGTGTCCAACGCGCGCAAAGTGGCCTCGTTCTGCACGGCGCGGGTGCTCGACCACGGCGAGGAGCGCGGCGTGCTCTACCTGGTCACCGAGTACATCGACGGCATCTCGCTGGAGGACCACCTCATCGAGCACGGCGCGCTGTCGCCGTCGGTGCTGCACGCCGCCGCCGTGGGCGTGGCCGCCGCGCTGACCGCCATCCACGCGGCCGGGCTGGTGCACCGCGACCTCAAGCCGGCCAACGTGATGCTGACGCTTGCCGGGCCCCGGGTGATCGACTTCGGGCTGGCGCGCTCGACGCACGTGCACTTCCGGCACACCAACGCCGGCATGGTGATGGGCACGCCCGGCTGGATCGCTCCCGAGCAGGTCTTCGAGGGGGTCTCCAGCCCGGCGGGCGACGTGTTCGCGTGGGGGTCGCTGATCGCGTACGCGGGGCTGGGCGGGCACCCGTTCGGCGAGGGCGACGCGTACGTGATGGCGGCCAGGGCCCGCCAGGCGCCGCCGGACCTGCGGGGGCTGCCCGCGCCGCTGGACCGGCTGGTCGCGGCGGCCATCCACCCCGATCCGGCGCGGCGGCCCGCGGCCCGGCAGTTGCTGCTGGAGCTGGTGGAGGCCTCCGACGAGCCGGCCGCGCAGCTCGCCGCCACCAAGCACCTGACCAACGCGTGGAACCCGTCGGAGTTCGGGCCGCTGATGCCGCCTCCCGACCGCACGGGCCACGGGCCGCTGCCGCCCCGCCCTCCTGAGCAGCACCGCGCACCCCAGCCACCTCCCGCCGAACGCACCGGCCCCACGCCCACCCGTGCGCCGCAACCCGCGCCCGGCGTCCCGCACGCGGCCCAGCAGCCGCCACCGGCCGAACGCACCGGCCCCACGCCGGGTTCCGCGCGAGGGCCGCAGCCCGCGCATGCGGCGCAGCAGCCGCCGGCGGCCGAACGCACCGGCCCCACGCCCACCCGCGCCCCGCAGCCCGGCGGCCCGCACGTGCCGCAGCAGCCGCCGCCGGCCGAGCGCACCGGGCCGACGCCTGGAGTGGGGCGTGGCCGGGTGCCGTTACCGCACCAGACCGGGCAGGTGCCGCTGCCGCACCACGCGCCCACCGGGCAGGTCCCGCTGGGCGACCATTCGGCCACCGGCCAGGGCCGGCTGCCCGGCTACCGGCCGCCCAGGCAGAAGCGGGGCGTGCTGACGGGCTGCCTGACCGCGCTGGTGATCGCCGTGGTGCTCCTGGTGGTGCTGCTGGCGGTGCTGGCGTGGATCTTCCGCTCGCCCGCCGTCGGCGCCGACGGCCCCGTGCAGGACGGCAAGCTGCGCTTCGCCGTGACGAGCGCCAAGTGCCCCAAGCCGGCCAAGGCCGCGGCCGAACGCACCTGCCAGATCGGCGTGCAGGTGCGCAACGTCGGCGAGGAGGCCAGGGTGCTCTACCCCGGCCAGCAGAAGCTCATCGACGAGGACGACGAGCTGCACGGCGGCACCAAGCTGCTCGACAAGGGCGGCAAGGAGATCACGCCGATCCGCATCGAGGCGGGCGCGTCGTTCACCGGCGCGCTGGTGTTCGAGCTGCCCAGGGAGTTGGAGCCGGTCGGGCTCGAGGTGCACGACTCGGGGCTGAGCACGGGAGCGCGCGTCAGCCTCCCGTGA
- a CDS encoding LysR family transcriptional regulator gives MTLSQLGAFVFVARLGSVKAAARALGVSEPAVSQSLAQLRRHLGDALVTRSGDRMVLTEGGRRLLGIAAQIVALGAEAVAAVQPGRPARLHVVMDAGLAEYVAGPLLCLFTQRKAVEATTGVSATAEIPLLLSSRLADVALGAQTPGEGLVSRPVLRCRLIVVGSPRGRRDHWLVGPSGTDPASDTSRLLRLLRVQESQVRVFANQTAAWKAAAEGAGVAPATAHLVASQLRRGELVPIETPATPLPAYWYATTLEPATRSAAAGTFLDFLTTPAATQVMRTPDEGIPRSRFRPPVHVSIWS, from the coding sequence GTGACACTCAGCCAGCTCGGCGCGTTCGTCTTCGTCGCCCGCCTCGGCTCGGTCAAGGCCGCCGCGCGGGCGCTCGGCGTCAGCGAGCCCGCCGTCTCCCAGTCGCTGGCCCAGCTCCGCCGGCACCTGGGCGACGCCCTCGTCACCCGCTCGGGCGACCGCATGGTCCTCACCGAGGGCGGCCGGCGGCTGCTCGGCATCGCCGCCCAGATCGTCGCCCTCGGCGCCGAGGCCGTCGCCGCCGTCCAGCCGGGACGTCCCGCCCGCCTGCACGTGGTCATGGACGCGGGCCTGGCCGAGTACGTCGCCGGCCCGCTGCTGTGCCTGTTCACCCAGCGCAAGGCGGTCGAGGCCACCACAGGGGTGTCCGCGACCGCCGAGATCCCGCTGCTGCTGTCCAGCCGCCTGGCCGACGTCGCACTCGGCGCGCAGACCCCGGGCGAGGGCCTGGTCAGCCGCCCCGTGCTGCGCTGCCGCCTCATCGTGGTCGGCTCGCCGCGCGGGCGCCGCGACCACTGGCTGGTCGGCCCGTCCGGCACCGACCCGGCCAGCGACACCAGCCGCCTGCTGCGCCTGCTGCGCGTCCAGGAGTCGCAGGTGCGCGTCTTCGCCAACCAGACGGCCGCCTGGAAGGCGGCGGCCGAAGGCGCGGGCGTCGCGCCCGCCACCGCGCACCTGGTGGCGTCGCAGTTACGGCGGGGCGAGCTCGTCCCCATCGAGACGCCCGCCACCCCGCTGCCCGCCTACTGGTACGCCACCACCCTGGAGCCCGCCACCCGCTCGGCCGCCGCCGGCACCTTCCTGGACTTCCTCACCACTCCGGCGGCCACGCAGGTCATGCGCACCCCGGACGAGGGGATCCCGCGCAGCCGGTTCCGGCCGCCGGTGCACGTGTCGATCTGGAGCTGA
- a CDS encoding XdhC family protein, translating into MTEFIGMPTSRPRPVAGLESSLDSRVARLRSGREPYVLATVVRAQRPTSAKAGDRALVLADGTIEGFVGGVCATDTVRAQGLRLMGTGGATLLRITPEEDAPREEEGLVAVGQPCLSGGTLEIFLESVSPPRLVRVHGDSPIARAFAAVGQAMGYTVEPGPGPIAADTTAVLVASHGVGEEPVLREALAAGVPYVGLIASRRRGAAVLARVEGGERVHVPAGLDIGARTPGEVAVSVYAEIIRYHGLVTRVRQEE; encoded by the coding sequence GTGACCGAGTTCATCGGGATGCCGACGTCCCGGCCGCGGCCGGTCGCCGGCCTGGAGTCCAGTCTTGACTCCAGGGTGGCGCGGCTGCGGTCGGGGCGGGAGCCGTACGTGCTGGCCACCGTCGTGCGGGCGCAGCGGCCCACCAGTGCCAAGGCGGGCGACCGCGCGCTGGTGCTGGCCGACGGGACGATCGAGGGGTTCGTCGGCGGCGTGTGCGCGACGGACACCGTACGCGCGCAGGGCCTGCGCCTGATGGGCACCGGCGGGGCCACGCTGCTGCGCATCACCCCGGAGGAGGACGCGCCGCGCGAGGAGGAGGGGCTGGTCGCCGTGGGCCAGCCGTGCCTGTCGGGCGGCACGCTGGAGATCTTCCTGGAGTCCGTCTCGCCGCCCCGGCTGGTGCGCGTGCACGGCGACAGCCCCATCGCGCGCGCCTTCGCCGCCGTGGGGCAGGCGATGGGCTACACGGTCGAGCCGGGGCCGGGTCCCATCGCGGCCGACACCACCGCCGTGCTGGTGGCCTCGCACGGGGTGGGCGAGGAGCCGGTGCTGCGGGAGGCGCTGGCGGCGGGCGTGCCGTACGTCGGGCTGATCGCCAGCCGCAGACGCGGCGCGGCCGTGCTGGCGCGGGTGGAAGGAGGCGAACGCGTGCATGTTCCCGCGGGCCTGGACATAGGGGCCAGAACGCCTGGCGAGGTGGCCGTTTCCGTGTACGCAGAGATCATCCGGTATCACGGCCTGGTGACCCGGGTACGCCAGGAAGAGTAA
- a CDS encoding IclR family transcriptional regulator translates to MPTETVSQAQPMTDERPASQPGSLERGIDILLALSAASRPVTLSQLCRSTGLPKSTAHRILGVLCSRELARRVGNAYLPGELLESMAGITRARVPGTRGVVLPYLLYLFETTRQTVNLAVPSGLEARYVERLYGHNRVGSRSDGLDRAPLHCTATGKALLAFDPKLRQELMARGAFERLTRRTITNLAALERELAQVRRHGVAYSQEEFTEGVACVAAPVFGPGGRVCMSVGVAAPAHLAPLAKLGISVRGAAQAISAALLGV, encoded by the coding sequence ATGCCGACGGAAACGGTCAGCCAAGCGCAGCCGATGACGGACGAGCGCCCCGCGTCCCAGCCGGGCAGCCTGGAGCGCGGGATCGACATCCTGCTCGCGCTCAGCGCCGCCTCCCGCCCCGTCACGCTGTCGCAGCTCTGCCGGAGCACGGGCCTGCCCAAGTCCACCGCGCACCGGATCCTGGGCGTGCTCTGCTCGCGTGAGCTGGCCCGCCGGGTGGGCAACGCGTACCTGCCCGGCGAGCTGCTGGAGTCGATGGCGGGCATCACCCGCGCGCGCGTGCCCGGCACGCGCGGGGTGGTGCTCCCCTATCTGCTGTACCTGTTCGAGACGACCAGGCAGACGGTGAACCTGGCCGTGCCGTCCGGCCTGGAGGCCCGCTACGTGGAGCGCCTTTACGGCCACAACCGGGTCGGCTCGCGCTCCGACGGCCTCGACCGCGCCCCGCTGCACTGCACGGCGACGGGCAAGGCGCTGCTGGCCTTCGATCCGAAGCTGCGGCAGGAGCTGATGGCGCGCGGCGCGTTCGAGCGGCTGACGCGCCGTACGATCACCAACCTGGCCGCGCTCGAACGGGAGCTGGCGCAGGTCCGCCGGCACGGCGTCGCCTACTCGCAGGAGGAGTTCACCGAGGGCGTGGCCTGCGTGGCGGCCCCGGTGTTCGGGCCGGGCGGGCGGGTGTGCATGTCGGTGGGGGTGGCGGCGCCCGCTCACCTGGCGCCGCTGGCCAAGCTGGGCATCTCCGTGCGCGGTGCCGCCCAGGCCATCTCCGCCGCGCTCCTCGGCGTGTAA
- a CDS encoding cytochrome P450 has translation MPRGLPRATPLESLRLAATLVPPGTPHLTHGRDPLRARALLAALESRYGGRPVLVRGLRGRVLLILSKLDALRVLSEDDEAYAPTLHERPFGLPTDVLRPRFIEIARQEAAALTEGVVDHARLNACWQRVARRCVYGDGAAGDEELTRLLEGVTRAGRWRARRRQEILSGRYDARIIDHLRRAEPGSLAGLIAETPENESRALMHAAFWLMGLGSAAAGLTQTLALLAAHPAHRKAARKDSEHLRACLREGLRLWPPVPALARVTTADTDWYGSVLPAGSTVLVPIAAHQRSQRLPYANTFAPEIWLDGTAADEWWARPGCGGVHLTLAVGTAFLGAVLGAARPKPVGRLISQHRPLPHAIDLSRLRVSMRPLRRDPPGG, from the coding sequence GTGCCTAGGGGCCTGCCCAGGGCCACGCCGCTGGAGAGCCTGCGCCTGGCGGCCACGCTCGTCCCGCCGGGCACGCCGCACCTGACGCACGGCCGCGACCCGCTGCGGGCCCGCGCGCTGCTGGCCGCCCTGGAGTCCCGGTACGGCGGCCGGCCCGTGCTGGTCCGCGGCCTGCGCGGCCGGGTCCTGCTGATCCTGTCCAAGCTCGACGCCCTGCGCGTGCTGTCCGAGGACGACGAGGCCTACGCCCCCACGCTGCACGAGCGCCCGTTCGGCCTGCCCACGGACGTGCTGCGGCCGCGCTTCATCGAGATCGCCAGGCAGGAGGCCGCGGCGCTGACCGAGGGGGTGGTGGACCACGCCCGGCTCAACGCCTGCTGGCAGCGCGTGGCCAGGCGCTGCGTCTACGGCGACGGCGCGGCGGGCGACGAGGAGCTGACCCGGCTGCTGGAGGGCGTGACCCGGGCCGGCCGGTGGCGGGCCAGGCGCCGCCAGGAGATCCTGTCCGGCCGCTACGACGCCCGCATCATCGACCACCTGCGCCGCGCCGAGCCCGGCAGCCTGGCCGGGCTGATCGCCGAGACGCCGGAGAACGAGTCGCGCGCGCTGATGCACGCGGCGTTCTGGCTGATGGGGCTGGGCTCGGCCGCGGCGGGCCTGACGCAGACGCTGGCGCTGCTCGCCGCGCACCCGGCGCACCGCAAGGCGGCCCGCAAGGACTCCGAGCACCTGCGGGCGTGCCTGCGCGAGGGGCTGCGCCTGTGGCCGCCGGTGCCCGCACTGGCCCGCGTCACGACGGCCGACACCGATTGGTACGGCAGCGTGCTGCCCGCCGGCTCCACCGTGCTCGTGCCGATCGCGGCGCACCAGCGCAGCCAGCGACTGCCGTACGCGAACACGTTCGCGCCCGAGATCTGGCTGGACGGCACGGCCGCGGACGAGTGGTGGGCCAGGCCCGGCTGCGGCGGCGTGCACCTGACGCTCGCCGTCGGCACGGCCTTCCTCGGAGCCGTGCTCGGCGCGGCCCGCCCCAAGCCCGTCGGGCGGCTGATCTCGCAGCACCGCCCGCTCCCCCACGCGATCGATCTGTCGCGGCTGCGGGTGTCGATGCGGCCACTCCGGCGCGACCCTCCTGGGGGCTAG